In one window of Oryzias melastigma strain HK-1 linkage group LG5, ASM292280v2, whole genome shotgun sequence DNA:
- the nfasca gene encoding neurofascin homolog (chicken) a isoform X1 — translation MLGRGVYVALTLVLFLLLWQEAGLIEVPLDSKIQQNMKQPPTIIKQSVKDYIVDPRDNIIIECEAKGNPIPTFSWKRNGKFFNIGSNPTVTMRKRSGTLEIGIRLGERPEDYEGEYQCFARNDHGMAMSNKILLRVSKAPLWPKEVLEPLLVTEGSSLVLPCNPPPGLPPPQIFWIDSNMNPIPQNERVSMGQNGDLYFSNVLVQDAERDYSCNARFNFTQTIQQKNPFTLRVQTTEPYNDTSFNATDPYGGRKVAESRPTFLTPSGIQSSKMVLRDKELLLECIAAGLPTPSITWFKKGAELPARKVKFEKNNKVLRMLSVSEEDAGDYVCTANNNVGMIRHTISVEVKGEQRHLHLYTYAEMFVLMPPTIPPLCPTAAPYWLDKPTNLILAPDEHGRLVCRANGKPKPTIQWFVDGEPLEAKISEGDQRRALLGDTIIFRSVEIGTSAVYQCNASNQHGYLLANAFVSVLDMRPMMLGPKNQHIQVIENNHTFLDCPYFGSPIPDLRWFKNGQGSGLDGGQYRVYVNGSLEIRRARREDEGTYTCVATNMLGAAENQVHLEVKEPTRIVQAPVHQSAVRGTTARFDCKVNSDPTLPVTVTWTKDDKPLDLRWRLKKDKESLTIPNVNEGDAGTYTCMAKSAIDQDSVSARLTVLEDDSLHPSLSSALPPGRPDPPMDLDLSDPAARSVRLTWIPGNDHKSPITGFLVQFEEDRWEPGRWQNLTSFSGDLNSVVLQLAPFVNYQFRVIAVNSVGQSDPSRPSPRYKTSGAAPDAIPRGLRGWGTRKDNMEISWEPLQDLERNGLNLQYHVWWRRKDSGEQWNSGSTPLSSYVVHNTDTYVPYEIRIQASNEFGPGPESNVVIGYSGEDKPTEAPRQLRVSKVNSTKAHVHWKAVNMSSIRGEFKEYRLYYSRESSLVPGLVVKEETKNKGFYTTAEEPSGILTGLVPFSKYKMFMVVANNRFESPPSNTVEFTTREGVPDAPRFFKINRRTLDTLYLEWDRPLEPNGILVGYQLKYQAVNSSGSSRSKILTFQHNVTEFTLRLPDRSARYKLFLSALTQQGSGEVYAEESPHFSNEEGFTEEEGLVEVTNVFVYSALTPTPPLATLPSTTIAATESRIQATTPTTTTTTTTTTEAPPTTTAAVLLTSRGPDSNVLVTRGPEIWNLTVDPNSVYANVSWRHSFPAGSSAFVLEFALDSEKTKRVVKSVPVMQQPPVTVADLNASTTYHLRVYSHELTSISSTWVTFKTKAAYIDQVDIATKGWFIGLMCGIALIILILLIVCFIKRSRGGKYPGAGWVAMVTKVLVRDKKDLPLDPVDHKDQDGSFDYQNGSSVHDRDKNQNSSDEDNKPLQGSQTSLDGNVKESDDSLVDYGDGGDGQFNEDGSFIGQYTVKKDKDETEGNESSEATSPVNAIYSLA, via the exons TGAAGCAGCCCCCCACCATTATTAAACAATCGGTGAAGGACTACATTGTGGACCCCAGAGATAACATCATCATCGAGTGTGAGGCCAAGGGCAACCCAATCCCGAC GTTCTCTTGGAAAAGAAACGGGAAGTTTTTCAACATTGGAAGTAATCCAACGGTGACCATGCGAAAGCGCTCTGGGACCTTAGAAATTGGGATCCGGCTGGGGGAACGACCTGAGGACTACGAGGGGGAGTACCAGTGCTTTGCCAGGAACGACCATGGAATGGCTATGTCCAACAAGATCCTGCTGCGGGTCTCCA AGGCTCCTCTGTGGCCCAAAGAAGTTCTGGAGCCACTTTTGGTGACTGAGGGTTCCTCACTGGTGCTGCCCTGCAACCCCCCTCCAGGCCTGCCTCCTCCCCAGATTTTTTGGATAGACAGCA ATATGAACCCCATCCCGCAGAATGAAAGGGTGTCCATGGGTCAGAATGGAGACCTGTACTTCTCCAATGTTCTCGTCCAGGATGCAGAAAGAGACTACAGCTGCAACGCTCGCTTCAACTTCACACAAACCATCCAGCAGAAGAACCCCTTCACCCTCAGAGTCCAGACCA CGGAGCCTTACAACGACACATCTTTCAATGCCACTGACCCGTACGGTG GCCGAAAAGTAGCTGAGTCGCGACCCACCTTCTTGACGCCTTCAGGGATCCAGAGCTCCAAGATGGTTCTCAGAGACAAAGAACTGCTGTTGGAATGCATCGCTGCTGGCCT TCCCACCCCCTCCATCACCTGGTTCAAAAAGGGGGCAGAGCTTCCAGCACGGAAggtaaagtttgaaaaaaacaacaaggtGCTTCGGATGCTGAGCGTGTCGGAGGAGGACGCTGGGGACTACGTGTGCACCGCCAACAACAATGTGGGCATGATACGCCACACGATCtctgtggaggtcaaaggtgagCAGAGGCATCTGCACCTCTATACATATGCAGAGATGTTTGTGCTAATGCCCCCCACCATCCCCCCACTATGTCCCACAGCGGCTCCGTACTGGCTGGACAAACCCACCAACTTGATTTTAGCCCCAGATGAGCATGGCCGTCTGGTGTGTCGAGCCAACGGCAAGCCCAAGCCCACCATCCAGTGGTTCGTCGATGGGGAGCCTTTAGAGG CAAAGATCTCTGAGGGAG ACCAACGCAGGGCGTTGTTGGGGGACACCATCATCTTTCGCTCGGTGGAGATTGGAACCAGTGCCGTTTACCAGTGTAATGCCTCCAACCAGCACGGCTATTTGCTGGCCAACGCCTTCGTCAGTGTTCTGG ACATGCGCCCCATGATGCTGGGTCCCAAAAACCAGCATATTCAAGTCATCGAGAACAACCACACCTTCCTGGACTGTCCCTACTTCGGCTCCCCCATACCCGATTTACGCTG GTTTAAGAACGGACAGGGCAGCGGGCTGGACGGTGGGCAGTACCGCGTTTATGTCAACGGCTCCCTGGAAATAAGACGGGCCCGGAGAGAGGACGAGGGAACCTACACCTGCGTAGCAACCAACATGCTCGGCGCCGCAGAGAACCAGGTCCATCTAGAGGTCAAAG AACCCACTCGAATCGTGCAAGCCCCTGTGCACCAATCAGCTGTCAGGGGAACCACGGCTCGTTTTGACTGTAAAGTGAATTCGGACCCCACCCTGCCCGTCACCGTGACCTGGACCAAGGATGACAAGCCTCTGGATCTGAGATGGAG GCTGAAGAAGGACAAGGAGTCGCTGACCATCCCCAACGTTAATGAGGGCGATGCAGGAACCTACACGTGTATGGCCAAATCGGCCATAGATCAGGACTCAGTGTCTGCCCGCCTCACCGTGTTAG AGGATGACTCCCTCCACCCCTCACTGTCTAGTGCCTTGCCGCCAG gtcgCCCAGACCCCCCCATGGACTTGGATTTGTCAGACCCAGCAGCCCGTAGCGTTCGCCTCACCTGGATCCCAGGAAATGACCACAAGAGTCCTATTACAG GCTTTCTGGTTCAGTTTGAGGAGGACCGCTGGGAGCCCGGTCGGTGGCAAAACTTAACTAGCTTCTCCGGGGACCTCAACTCCGTTGTCCTGCAGCTCGCCCCTTTCGTGAACTACCAGTTCAGGGTCATTGCCGTTAACTCAGTAGGTCAGAGCGACCCGAGTCGGCCCTCCCCACGATATAAGACCAGCGGGGCAG CCCCTGATGCCATTCCTAGAGGTTTGAGAGGATGGGGGACCAGAAAGGACAACATGGAAATATCCTGGGAG CCCCTGCAGGACCTGGAGAGAAATGGTCTAAACCTCCAGTACCATGTGTGGTGGAGGCGAAAGGACTCTGGAGAACAGTGGAACAGCGGGTCGACGCCATTGTCCAGCTATGTCGTCCACAACACAGACACCTATGTGCCTTATGAGATCCGAATCCAGGCCAGCAATGAGTTTGGGCCTGGACCAGAGTCCAATGTGGTCATTGGGTACTCTGGAGAGGATA AGCCCACAGAAGCACCTCGTCAGCTGCGAGTGTCAAAGGTGAACAGCACAAAGGCTCATGTGCACTGGAAGGCCGTGAACATGAGCTCCATTCGTGGGGAGTTCAAGGAATACAGA CTCTACTACAGTCGTGAGTCCAGTCTGGTTCCTGGCCTGGTGGTCAAGGAGGAGACCAAGAACAAAGGTTTCTACACAACTGCAGAGGAACCGTCTGGAATTCTCACTGGTCTGGTGCCCTTTTCCAAATACAAAATGTTCATGGTGGTCGCCAACAACCGCTTTGAGAGTCCACCAAGCAACACAGTGGAGTTTACCACCAGGGAGGGGG TTCCAGATGCTCCCAGGTTCTTCAAGATTAACCGCAGAACTCTGGACACCCTCTACCTGGAATGGGACAGACCTCTGGAGCCCAACGGCATCCTAGTAGGATACCAGCTGAAGTACCAAGCAG TCAACAGCTCCGGGTCAAGTCGCTCTAAGATCCTGACTTTCCAGCATAATGTGACTGAGTTCACGCTTCGACTTCCGGACCGATCCGCCCGCTACAAGCTGTTCCTGTCGGCGCTCACCCAGCAAGGGTCAGGGGAGGTCTACGCAGAGGAGTCGCCTCACTTCTCTAATGAAG AGGGCTTTACTGAGGAAGAAGGCCTAG TCGAGGTTACCAACGTCTTCGTCTACTCCGCTCTCACTCCTACTCCTCCTCTTGCTACTCTTCCTTCCACTACCATCGCTGCTACAGAAAGTAGAATCCAAGCAACCACCCCCACAACAACTACAACTACTACCACCACCACTGAGGCgccccccaccaccacagctGCAGTGCTGCTCACCAGCAGGGGTCCCGATTCGAACGTGTTGG TGACCCGCGGGCCTGAGATCTGGAATCTGACGGTGGACCCTAACAGTGTCTACGCTAACGTCAGCTGGAGACACAGTTTCCCGGCCGGCAGCAGCGCATTTGTGCTAGAGTTTGCACTGGACA GCGAGAAGACAAAGAGGGTAGTGAAGAGCGTACCAGTGATGCAGCAGCCCCCAGTAACTGTAGCGGATCTGAACGCCAGCACCACCTACCATCTGAGGGTTTACTCCCATGAGCTCACCAGCATCAGCAGCACCTGGGTCACCTTTAAGACCAAAGCAG cataCATCGACCAGGTGGACATCGCCACTAAGGGTTGGTTCATTGGCCTAATGTGCGGCATCGCTCTTATCATTCTCATCCTCCTCATTGTCTGCTTCATTAAGAGGAGTCGAGGGGGAAAGTACCCAG GTGCTGGCTGGGTGGCTATGGTCACAAAGGTTCTGG TCCGCGATAAAAAAGATCTGCCCTTGGATCCAGTGGATCATAAAGACCAGGACGGATCTTTTGACTACCA AAATGGGTCGTCCGTCCATGACAGGGACAAAAACCAGAACAG CAGCGACGAAGACAACAAGCCCTTGCAGGGCAGCCAGACATCGCTGGACGGAAACGTGAAGGAAAGCGATGACAGTCTGGTAGACTACGGCGATGGGGGCGATGGCCAGTTTAACGAGGACGGCTCCTTTATTGGTCAGTACACGGTGAAAAAGGACAAGGACGAGACGGAGGGCAACGAGAGCTCGGAGGCCACCTCCCCCGTCAACGCCATTTATTCCTTGGCGTAG
- the nfasca gene encoding neurofascin homolog (chicken) a isoform X12, with product MLGRGVYVALTLVLFLLLWQEAGLIEVPLDLKQPPTIIKQSVKDYIVDPRDNIIIECEAKGNPIPTFSWKRNGKFFNIGSNPTVTMRKRSGTLEIGIRLGERPEDYEGEYQCFARNDHGMAMSNKILLRVSKAPLWPKEVLEPLLVTEGSSLVLPCNPPPGLPPPQIFWIDSNMNPIPQNERVSMGQNGDLYFSNVLVQDAERDYSCNARFNFTQTIQQKNPFTLRVQTSRKVAESRPTFLTPSGIQSSKMVLRDKELLLECIAAGLPTPSITWFKKGAELPARKVKFEKNNKVLRMLSVSEEDAGDYVCTANNNVGMIRHTISVEVKAAPYWLDKPTNLILAPDEHGRLVCRANGKPKPTIQWFVDGEPLEAKISEGDQRRALLGDTIIFRSVEIGTSAVYQCNASNQHGYLLANAFVSVLDMRPMMLGPKNQHIQVIENNHTFLDCPYFGSPIPDLRWFKNGQGSGLDGGQYRVYVNGSLEIRRARREDEGTYTCVATNMLGAAENQVHLEVKEPTRIVQAPVHQSAVRGTTARFDCKVNSDPTLPVTVTWTKDDKPLDLRWRLKKDKESLTIPNVNEGDAGTYTCMAKSAIDQDSVSARLTVLEDDSLHPSLSSALPPGRPDPPMDLDLSDPAARSVRLTWIPGNDHKSPITGFLVQFEEDRWEPGRWQNLTSFSGDLNSVVLQLAPFVNYQFRVIAVNSVGQSDPSRPSPRYKTSGAAPDAIPRGLRGWGTRKDNMEISWEPLQDLERNGLNLQYHVWWRRKDSGEQWNSGSTPLSSYVVHNTDTYVPYEIRIQASNEFGPGPESNVVIGYSGEDKPTEAPRQLRVSKVNSTKAHVHWKAVNMSSIRGEFKEYRLYYSRESSLVPGLVVKEETKNKGFYTTAEEPSGILTGLVPFSKYKMFMVVANNRFESPPSNTVEFTTREGVPDAPRFFKINRRTLDTLYLEWDRPLEPNGILVGYQLKYQAVNSSGSSRSKILTFQHNVTEFTLRLPDRSARYKLFLSALTQQGSGEVYAEESPHFSNEEGFTEEEGLVEVTNVFVYSALTPTPPLATLPSTTIAATESRIQATTPTTTTTTTTTTEAPPTTTAAVLLTSRGPDSNVLVTRGPEIWNLTVDPNSVYANVSWRHSFPAGSSAFVLEFALDSEKTKRVVKSVPVMQQPPVTVADLNASTTYHLRVYSHELTSISSTWVTFKTKAAYIDQVDIATKGWFIGLMCGIALIILILLIVCFIKRSRGGKYPGAGWVAMVTKVLVRDKKDLPLDPVDHKDQDGSFDYQNGSSVHDRDKNQNSSDEDNKPLQGSQTSLDGNVKESDDSLVDYGDGGDGQFNEDGSFIGQYTVKKDKDETEGNESSEATSPVNAIYSLA from the exons TGAAGCAGCCCCCCACCATTATTAAACAATCGGTGAAGGACTACATTGTGGACCCCAGAGATAACATCATCATCGAGTGTGAGGCCAAGGGCAACCCAATCCCGAC GTTCTCTTGGAAAAGAAACGGGAAGTTTTTCAACATTGGAAGTAATCCAACGGTGACCATGCGAAAGCGCTCTGGGACCTTAGAAATTGGGATCCGGCTGGGGGAACGACCTGAGGACTACGAGGGGGAGTACCAGTGCTTTGCCAGGAACGACCATGGAATGGCTATGTCCAACAAGATCCTGCTGCGGGTCTCCA AGGCTCCTCTGTGGCCCAAAGAAGTTCTGGAGCCACTTTTGGTGACTGAGGGTTCCTCACTGGTGCTGCCCTGCAACCCCCCTCCAGGCCTGCCTCCTCCCCAGATTTTTTGGATAGACAGCA ATATGAACCCCATCCCGCAGAATGAAAGGGTGTCCATGGGTCAGAATGGAGACCTGTACTTCTCCAATGTTCTCGTCCAGGATGCAGAAAGAGACTACAGCTGCAACGCTCGCTTCAACTTCACACAAACCATCCAGCAGAAGAACCCCTTCACCCTCAGAGTCCAGACCA GCCGAAAAGTAGCTGAGTCGCGACCCACCTTCTTGACGCCTTCAGGGATCCAGAGCTCCAAGATGGTTCTCAGAGACAAAGAACTGCTGTTGGAATGCATCGCTGCTGGCCT TCCCACCCCCTCCATCACCTGGTTCAAAAAGGGGGCAGAGCTTCCAGCACGGAAggtaaagtttgaaaaaaacaacaaggtGCTTCGGATGCTGAGCGTGTCGGAGGAGGACGCTGGGGACTACGTGTGCACCGCCAACAACAATGTGGGCATGATACGCCACACGATCtctgtggaggtcaaag CGGCTCCGTACTGGCTGGACAAACCCACCAACTTGATTTTAGCCCCAGATGAGCATGGCCGTCTGGTGTGTCGAGCCAACGGCAAGCCCAAGCCCACCATCCAGTGGTTCGTCGATGGGGAGCCTTTAGAGG CAAAGATCTCTGAGGGAG ACCAACGCAGGGCGTTGTTGGGGGACACCATCATCTTTCGCTCGGTGGAGATTGGAACCAGTGCCGTTTACCAGTGTAATGCCTCCAACCAGCACGGCTATTTGCTGGCCAACGCCTTCGTCAGTGTTCTGG ACATGCGCCCCATGATGCTGGGTCCCAAAAACCAGCATATTCAAGTCATCGAGAACAACCACACCTTCCTGGACTGTCCCTACTTCGGCTCCCCCATACCCGATTTACGCTG GTTTAAGAACGGACAGGGCAGCGGGCTGGACGGTGGGCAGTACCGCGTTTATGTCAACGGCTCCCTGGAAATAAGACGGGCCCGGAGAGAGGACGAGGGAACCTACACCTGCGTAGCAACCAACATGCTCGGCGCCGCAGAGAACCAGGTCCATCTAGAGGTCAAAG AACCCACTCGAATCGTGCAAGCCCCTGTGCACCAATCAGCTGTCAGGGGAACCACGGCTCGTTTTGACTGTAAAGTGAATTCGGACCCCACCCTGCCCGTCACCGTGACCTGGACCAAGGATGACAAGCCTCTGGATCTGAGATGGAG GCTGAAGAAGGACAAGGAGTCGCTGACCATCCCCAACGTTAATGAGGGCGATGCAGGAACCTACACGTGTATGGCCAAATCGGCCATAGATCAGGACTCAGTGTCTGCCCGCCTCACCGTGTTAG AGGATGACTCCCTCCACCCCTCACTGTCTAGTGCCTTGCCGCCAG gtcgCCCAGACCCCCCCATGGACTTGGATTTGTCAGACCCAGCAGCCCGTAGCGTTCGCCTCACCTGGATCCCAGGAAATGACCACAAGAGTCCTATTACAG GCTTTCTGGTTCAGTTTGAGGAGGACCGCTGGGAGCCCGGTCGGTGGCAAAACTTAACTAGCTTCTCCGGGGACCTCAACTCCGTTGTCCTGCAGCTCGCCCCTTTCGTGAACTACCAGTTCAGGGTCATTGCCGTTAACTCAGTAGGTCAGAGCGACCCGAGTCGGCCCTCCCCACGATATAAGACCAGCGGGGCAG CCCCTGATGCCATTCCTAGAGGTTTGAGAGGATGGGGGACCAGAAAGGACAACATGGAAATATCCTGGGAG CCCCTGCAGGACCTGGAGAGAAATGGTCTAAACCTCCAGTACCATGTGTGGTGGAGGCGAAAGGACTCTGGAGAACAGTGGAACAGCGGGTCGACGCCATTGTCCAGCTATGTCGTCCACAACACAGACACCTATGTGCCTTATGAGATCCGAATCCAGGCCAGCAATGAGTTTGGGCCTGGACCAGAGTCCAATGTGGTCATTGGGTACTCTGGAGAGGATA AGCCCACAGAAGCACCTCGTCAGCTGCGAGTGTCAAAGGTGAACAGCACAAAGGCTCATGTGCACTGGAAGGCCGTGAACATGAGCTCCATTCGTGGGGAGTTCAAGGAATACAGA CTCTACTACAGTCGTGAGTCCAGTCTGGTTCCTGGCCTGGTGGTCAAGGAGGAGACCAAGAACAAAGGTTTCTACACAACTGCAGAGGAACCGTCTGGAATTCTCACTGGTCTGGTGCCCTTTTCCAAATACAAAATGTTCATGGTGGTCGCCAACAACCGCTTTGAGAGTCCACCAAGCAACACAGTGGAGTTTACCACCAGGGAGGGGG TTCCAGATGCTCCCAGGTTCTTCAAGATTAACCGCAGAACTCTGGACACCCTCTACCTGGAATGGGACAGACCTCTGGAGCCCAACGGCATCCTAGTAGGATACCAGCTGAAGTACCAAGCAG TCAACAGCTCCGGGTCAAGTCGCTCTAAGATCCTGACTTTCCAGCATAATGTGACTGAGTTCACGCTTCGACTTCCGGACCGATCCGCCCGCTACAAGCTGTTCCTGTCGGCGCTCACCCAGCAAGGGTCAGGGGAGGTCTACGCAGAGGAGTCGCCTCACTTCTCTAATGAAG AGGGCTTTACTGAGGAAGAAGGCCTAG TCGAGGTTACCAACGTCTTCGTCTACTCCGCTCTCACTCCTACTCCTCCTCTTGCTACTCTTCCTTCCACTACCATCGCTGCTACAGAAAGTAGAATCCAAGCAACCACCCCCACAACAACTACAACTACTACCACCACCACTGAGGCgccccccaccaccacagctGCAGTGCTGCTCACCAGCAGGGGTCCCGATTCGAACGTGTTGG TGACCCGCGGGCCTGAGATCTGGAATCTGACGGTGGACCCTAACAGTGTCTACGCTAACGTCAGCTGGAGACACAGTTTCCCGGCCGGCAGCAGCGCATTTGTGCTAGAGTTTGCACTGGACA GCGAGAAGACAAAGAGGGTAGTGAAGAGCGTACCAGTGATGCAGCAGCCCCCAGTAACTGTAGCGGATCTGAACGCCAGCACCACCTACCATCTGAGGGTTTACTCCCATGAGCTCACCAGCATCAGCAGCACCTGGGTCACCTTTAAGACCAAAGCAG cataCATCGACCAGGTGGACATCGCCACTAAGGGTTGGTTCATTGGCCTAATGTGCGGCATCGCTCTTATCATTCTCATCCTCCTCATTGTCTGCTTCATTAAGAGGAGTCGAGGGGGAAAGTACCCAG GTGCTGGCTGGGTGGCTATGGTCACAAAGGTTCTGG TCCGCGATAAAAAAGATCTGCCCTTGGATCCAGTGGATCATAAAGACCAGGACGGATCTTTTGACTACCA AAATGGGTCGTCCGTCCATGACAGGGACAAAAACCAGAACAG CAGCGACGAAGACAACAAGCCCTTGCAGGGCAGCCAGACATCGCTGGACGGAAACGTGAAGGAAAGCGATGACAGTCTGGTAGACTACGGCGATGGGGGCGATGGCCAGTTTAACGAGGACGGCTCCTTTATTGGTCAGTACACGGTGAAAAAGGACAAGGACGAGACGGAGGGCAACGAGAGCTCGGAGGCCACCTCCCCCGTCAACGCCATTTATTCCTTGGCGTAG